In a genomic window of Phragmites australis chromosome 14, lpPhrAust1.1, whole genome shotgun sequence:
- the LOC133890812 gene encoding mRNA-decapping enzyme-like protein isoform X1 yields the protein MAHGGGGGRAKVTPNLAMDGEGTRTLNLTVLQRLDPSVEDILITAAHVTLYDFDTDINQWSRKDVEGSLFVVKRNAQPRFQFIVMNRRNTDNLVEDLLGDFEYQLQVPYIMYRNAAQEVIGIWFYNSQECQEVANLFSRILNAFSKVPPKPKIPSIESEYEELEAAPALVEGPLEPPTSNIISTTTHVQEDPLSAFFSQAAANAGGSSGVVVAGQPNQSFSATPLSTHAPTSITTSQSPALHHLLPSQTSSASGIPTDVHGGTGPIVRSTNLVNPSLFSPLTSSQTTMVPGNYVVPTAPPQHPRTTQQPQSAPLLHPFPLPTASPSPPYGTPLLQPFPPPNPSPSLASAPVYPPVLSRDIVRDALLRLVQNDEFIDLVYQEIVNNN from the exons atggcccacggcggcggcggcgggagggcgaAGGTGACGCCGAACCTGGCGATGGACGGCGAGGGCACGCGAACGCTCAACCTCACCGTGCTCCAGCGCCTCGACCCCTCCGTCGAGGACATCCTCATCACCGCCGCGCACGTCACGCTCTACGATTTCGACACCGACATCAACCAGTGG AGCCGGAAGGACGTGGAGGGGTCGCTCTTCGTCGTCAAGAG GAATGCTCAACCTAGATTCCAGTTCATTGTCATGAATCGCCGAAATACAG ATAATCTAGTTGAAGATCTCTTAGGAGATTTTGAATACCAGCTTCAAGTTCCTTATATAATGTACCGCAATGCTGCACAAGAAGTTATTGGAATTTGGTTTTATAACTCCCAGGAGTGTCAAGAAGTTGCAAATCTTTTTAGCAG GATATTGAATGCATTCTCCAAGGTGCCTCCAAAGCCAAAGATTCCTTCTATTGAAAG TGAATATGAAGAGCTGGAAGCAGCACCTGCTTTGGTAGAAGGTCCTCTAGAACCGCCAACATCAAATATCATATCAACTACTACCCATGTCCAAGAGGATCCCTTGTCTGCATTCTTCAGT CAGGCAGCTGCAAATGCTGGTGGCAGCTCCGGTGTAGTAGTCGCAGGACAGCCAAATCAATCTTTTAGTGCCACTCCTTTGTCTACACATGCACCAACAAGTATCACCACATCACAGTCGCCAGCCTTGCATCATTTGCTTCCTTCTCAAACTTCATCAGCTTCTGGGATACCCACCGATGTTCATGGTGGCACTGGCCCTATAGTGAGGTCCACTAACCTTGTAAATCCATCACTTTTTTCACCATTGACGTCTTCGCAGACAACAATGGTGCCCGGTAATTATGTAGTGCCAACTGCTCCACCTCAACATCCTCGTACCACTCAGCAGCCGCAAAGTGCTCCCTTGCTTCACCCCTTCCCATTACCTACAGCTTCACCTTCTCCACCGTATGGGACACCATTACTTCAACCGTTTCCACCACCAAATCCATCTCCGTCTCTTGCATCAGCACCAGTCTACCCCCCAGTGTTGTCCAGAGACATAGTCAGAGATGCATTACTGAGACTTGTTCAG AATGACGAATTCATCGATTTAGTCTACCAGGAGATCGTGAACAATAATTAA
- the LOC133890812 gene encoding mRNA-decapping enzyme-like protein isoform X2 → MAHGGGGGRAKVTPNLAMDGEGTRTLNLTVLQRLDPSVEDILITAAHVTLYDFDTDINQWSRKDVEGSLFVVKRNAQPRFQFIVMNRRNTDNLVEDLLGDFEYQLQVPYIMYRNAAQEVIGIWFYNSQECQEVANLFSRILNAFSKVPPKPKIPSIESEYEELEAAPALVEGPLEPPTSNIISTTTHVQEDPLSAFFSAAANAGGSSGVVVAGQPNQSFSATPLSTHAPTSITTSQSPALHHLLPSQTSSASGIPTDVHGGTGPIVRSTNLVNPSLFSPLTSSQTTMVPGNYVVPTAPPQHPRTTQQPQSAPLLHPFPLPTASPSPPYGTPLLQPFPPPNPSPSLASAPVYPPVLSRDIVRDALLRLVQNDEFIDLVYQEIVNNN, encoded by the exons atggcccacggcggcggcggcgggagggcgaAGGTGACGCCGAACCTGGCGATGGACGGCGAGGGCACGCGAACGCTCAACCTCACCGTGCTCCAGCGCCTCGACCCCTCCGTCGAGGACATCCTCATCACCGCCGCGCACGTCACGCTCTACGATTTCGACACCGACATCAACCAGTGG AGCCGGAAGGACGTGGAGGGGTCGCTCTTCGTCGTCAAGAG GAATGCTCAACCTAGATTCCAGTTCATTGTCATGAATCGCCGAAATACAG ATAATCTAGTTGAAGATCTCTTAGGAGATTTTGAATACCAGCTTCAAGTTCCTTATATAATGTACCGCAATGCTGCACAAGAAGTTATTGGAATTTGGTTTTATAACTCCCAGGAGTGTCAAGAAGTTGCAAATCTTTTTAGCAG GATATTGAATGCATTCTCCAAGGTGCCTCCAAAGCCAAAGATTCCTTCTATTGAAAG TGAATATGAAGAGCTGGAAGCAGCACCTGCTTTGGTAGAAGGTCCTCTAGAACCGCCAACATCAAATATCATATCAACTACTACCCATGTCCAAGAGGATCCCTTGTCTGCATTCTTCAGT GCAGCTGCAAATGCTGGTGGCAGCTCCGGTGTAGTAGTCGCAGGACAGCCAAATCAATCTTTTAGTGCCACTCCTTTGTCTACACATGCACCAACAAGTATCACCACATCACAGTCGCCAGCCTTGCATCATTTGCTTCCTTCTCAAACTTCATCAGCTTCTGGGATACCCACCGATGTTCATGGTGGCACTGGCCCTATAGTGAGGTCCACTAACCTTGTAAATCCATCACTTTTTTCACCATTGACGTCTTCGCAGACAACAATGGTGCCCGGTAATTATGTAGTGCCAACTGCTCCACCTCAACATCCTCGTACCACTCAGCAGCCGCAAAGTGCTCCCTTGCTTCACCCCTTCCCATTACCTACAGCTTCACCTTCTCCACCGTATGGGACACCATTACTTCAACCGTTTCCACCACCAAATCCATCTCCGTCTCTTGCATCAGCACCAGTCTACCCCCCAGTGTTGTCCAGAGACATAGTCAGAGATGCATTACTGAGACTTGTTCAG AATGACGAATTCATCGATTTAGTCTACCAGGAGATCGTGAACAATAATTAA